In bacterium, the sequence AGGTCGAAAAAAATCAGTGTTTCATCCGTGTAAATCTGTGGCTGAATAGTTACGAAGAGAATAAAGGCAAAAATGATGAGGCAAGGGGGGATAAGATAAAATGATTGATGAGATGACCACCGTATTAGAACCAAGTCCTTTGCCGGACTTTATAGAGACAAAGTATGTGAGGGATATTACCCAGAGGGCCCTTTCCTATATTAAGGCGGGTTTCCCTGTCCACCTGAGGGGGCCTTCTGGGACGGGTAAGACTACCCTGGCCATGCACCTGGCCAGTAAGATTACCAGACCGGTGGTAATGATCCACGGAGATGAAGAGTTCACCACCTCTGATCTGGTGGGTGGTGAATATGGCTACCGGATTAAAAAAGTGGTAGATCGGTTTATTTCCAGGGTGCTAAAGACAGAAGAAGATATGGTCAAGCGTTGGGTTGATAACCGGTTGACTGTAGCTTGTAAGTATGGATTCACCTTAATATACGATGAATTCACCCGTTCTCGTCCCGAGGCGAACAATATTCTTCTTTCTATTCTGCAGGAGAAGATGATGGATCTGCCCGTAGGAAGAGGTGGTGAGGAGCCGTATTTAAGAGTGGATCCCAATTTTACCGCTATCTTTACCTCTAATCCTGAGGAATATGCCGGGGTGCACCGAAGCCAGGATGCTTTAAGAGACAGGATGATCACCATGGATTTAGACCACTTTGATTATGATACCGAAGTGGCTATCACCCGGGCAAAATCCAAACTCTCTAAGCCGCGGGCCGAGATGATCGTTAAGATTGTGCGGGGTTTGAGGGAATCCGGGAAGTGTGAGTTTGCTCCAACCGTCCGGGGCTGTATTATGATTGCCAGGACACTTAAGGTGGTAGGCCTTCCTCTTTCAGGCGCTAATGGCGCCTTTACTCAGATGTGTCAGGATATATTGGCTTCTGAAACAAGCCGGGTGGGATCAAAGACAAATCAGAACAGGGTAAAAGAGATAGTTAAAGAGTTGGTTGAAAGATACAGTCAGCAGACGATGAACAATTTCAGGTAGATAGGCTGAAGACTGAAGGCTGAAGGCTGAAGTCCAATCATCTGCTCTCCGCATTTATTTCTAGAAGCCTTCAGCCTATTCACCTTGATAATTGCCATCCGAGGAGGTTTGTTAAATGAAAAAGGCACACCAAATTATAGGGGCAAGAGAGATAAAAAGTATCCACTCGGTAGGGGCGCGCTCTATCCCCAAGGTTCAAAGATCGAGCTATTTAGAATTATATATGCTTAAAAGAGAGAAGAATAGATTAGAAAAAGAAATCTTTGCCTTAGATAAAAGAAGAAGCACTGCCAAAAGGCAATTAAACAGCATCAATAAACGAATTGAAAGATTACAAAGAGAAGTGCA encodes:
- the gvpN gene encoding gas vesicle protein GvpN, coding for MIDEMTTVLEPSPLPDFIETKYVRDITQRALSYIKAGFPVHLRGPSGTGKTTLAMHLASKITRPVVMIHGDEEFTTSDLVGGEYGYRIKKVVDRFISRVLKTEEDMVKRWVDNRLTVACKYGFTLIYDEFTRSRPEANNILLSILQEKMMDLPVGRGGEEPYLRVDPNFTAIFTSNPEEYAGVHRSQDALRDRMITMDLDHFDYDTEVAITRAKSKLSKPRAEMIVKIVRGLRESGKCEFAPTVRGCIMIARTLKVVGLPLSGANGAFTQMCQDILASETSRVGSKTNQNRVKEIVKELVERYSQQTMNNFR